From a single Vitis vinifera cultivar Pinot Noir 40024 chromosome 18, ASM3070453v1 genomic region:
- the LOC100247883 gene encoding G-type lectin S-receptor-like serine/threonine-protein kinase LECRK1 encodes MATAETSSFTGATPPPLSALTEAATFRWCDQPSVIDVDKVLCFPEREQRHRKHNYLNMVVIILFLLFISEFSTTTGQLGNSSITLGSSLSPTGPSNWSSHSGQFAFGFYQKGKGYAVGIWFNRISRRTVIWTANRDAAPLSRDVQLIFTSDGKLILQQNQGESISIVDRDLPPASSASMLDDGNFVLKNSSSSVIWQSFDTPTDTILPGQPLLAGQKLVSSVSETNHSAGKFQLIMQSDGNLVQYPIDVAKPETAYWNTSTFTAGATVSLNLDVNGKLYLRNGTGFNIMNLYEGSPFSTGIYRLTIDADGILRLYSSSSDQNGDWTVEWSPTTNRCVPRGLCGLNGYCLLTNQNPQCVCLPGFYLTKPGQNNSDCERNVSMSKNGDIEYNIIALEDITWEDDPYSVLSMTRQACIENCLSDGNCEAALYKNQQCRKQTLPLRFGSQEGGVTTLFKVGNFSSVGKESRKELRIIVILSTSISFFLAISGVVIYRYAFKRVSNQGNDRWAEDVALRPFTYHELEKATNGFRDEVGKGAFGTVFKGAISNGKTVAIKRLEKMMAEGEWEFQNEMKSIGRTHHKNLVRLLGYCHDGSNRLLVYEYMTNGSLADFLFKSERKPIWEERIEIALSVARGILYLHEECETQIIHCDIKPENILMDEKGCAKIADFGLAKLLMPNQTRTYTGIRGTRGYVAPEWHRNLPITVKADVYSFGIMLMEIICCRRSLDMDVSENEVVLVDYVYDCFEARELDKLVRDEEVDGMKLQRMVKVGLWCIQDEPSVRPLMKKVVLMMEGTVDIPAPPRASFASSMSREAHN; translated from the exons ATGGCAACAGCGGAGACATCATCATTCACTGGTGCAACACCACCCCCACTGTCGGCATTGACGGAAGCTGCAACCTTTCGTTGG TGTGATCAGCCTTCGGTCATTGACGTGGACAAAGTTCTATGCTTCCCAGAAA GGGAACAAAGGCATAGGAAGCACAACTATCTGAACATGGTTGTGATTATTCTGTTTCTTCTCTTCATCTCTGAATTCTCTACAACAACAGGACAACTAGGGAATTCAAGCATTACCCTGGGCTCTTCTCTCTCCCCCACTGGCCCCTCGAATTGGTCTTCACATTCTGGTCAGTTTGCCTTTGGATTCTACCAAAAAGGCAAAGGCTACGCTGTTGGCATCTGGTTTAACAGAATTTCACGAAGAACAGTCATATGGACTGCAAATCGGGATGCTGCACCACTCTCCCGAGATGTTCAACTGATTTTCACAAGTGACGGCAAGCTCATCTTGCAACAGAATCAAGGGGAAAGCATATCCATTGTTGACAGAGATCTTCCGCCTGCTTCCTCAGCTTCCATGCTCGATGATGGCAATTTTGTCCTAAAAAATTCAAGCTCCAGTGTCATATGGCAGAGTTTTGATACTCCAACAGACACCATTTTACCAGGGCAGCCTCTTTTGGCGGGGCAAAAGCTGGTCTCAAGCGTTTCTGAGACTAATCACTCGGCTGGAAAATTTCAACTCATTATGCAGAGCGATGGGAACTTGGTTCAATACCCGATAGATGTTGCAAAACCAGAAACTGCTTACTGGAATACTTCCACATTCACTGCTGGAGCGACTGTGAGTCTAAATCTTGATGTCAATGGCAAACTCTACCTGCGGAATGGAACTGGCTTTAATATCATGAATCTGTATGAAGGGAGTCCTTTCTCTACAGGTATCTACCGTTTGACCATAGATGCAGATGGTATATTGCGGTTGTATTCTAGCAGTTCGGATCAGAATGGTGATTGGACAGTGGAGTGGTCACCAACCACAAATAGGTGCGTCCCAAGAGGCTTGTGTGGTCTGAATGGGTACTGTCTTCTTACAAATCAGAACCCTCAATGTGTATGTCTTCCTGGTTTCTATCTCACGAAGCCGGGTCAGAATAACTCCGATTGCGAGAGGAATGTCAGCATGAGCAAGAATGGAGATATAGAGTATAATATCATTGCGTTGGAAGATATTACATGGGAAGACGACCCCTATTCTGTTCTCTCCATGACGAGACAGGCTTGCATAGAGAACTGCTTGAGTGACGGTAACTGCGAAGCCGCACTGTACAAAAACCAGCAGTGCAGAAAACAAACGCTTCCATTAAGATTTGGGAGTCAAGAAGGCGGAGTCACAACCTTATTCAAAGTAGGTAATTTTAGTTCGGTAGGCAAAGAAAGCAGGAAGGAGCTGCGAATAATTGTCATCCTAAGCACAAGCATTTCATTTTTCCTAGCAATCTCCGGTGTTGTTATTTACAGGTACGCATTCAAAAGGGTCTCGAATCAGGGAAATGATAGATGGGCGGAAGATGTCGCTCTACGACCATTCACGTACCATGAGCTTGAAAAAGCAACAAATGGGTTCAGGGATGAAGTGGGGAAAGGAGCTTTTGGAACAGTCTTCAAAGGGGCCATATCAAATGGCAAGACAGTCGCCATCAAGAGACTCGAGAAGATGATGGCAGAAGGCGAATGGGAATTCCaaaatgagatgaaatcaatTGGGAGAACCCATCACAAGAATCTAGTTCGACTGCTGGGCTACTGCCATGACGGAAGTAATAGGCTTCTTGTCTACGAATACATGACAAATGGATCACTTGCAGATTTCCTCTTCAAGTCCGAAAGAAAGCCAATATGGGAGGAAAGAATTGAAATAGCCCTGAGTGTAGCCAGAGGCATCCTCTATCTGCACGAGGAGTGTGAAACCCAGATCATCCACTGCGACATAAAACCCGAAAACATTCTAATGGACGAGAAAGGGTGCGCAAAAATTGCAGATTTTGGGTTGGCAAAGCTGCTGATGCCCAACCAGACCAGGACCTACACAGGAATAAGAGGAACAAGGGGCTATGTTGCACCAGAATGGCACAGGAACTTGCCTATAACGGTAAAAGCAGATGTCTACAGCTTCGGGATCATGTTGATGGAAATCATTTGCTGTCGAAGGAGCTTAGACATGGATGTTTCGGAGAATGAAGTAGTACTTGTAGACTATGTGTACGACTGCTTCGAGGCAAGAGAGCTGGACAAGCTGGTGCGCGATGAAGAGGTGGATGGGATGAAACTTCAACGGATGGTGAAGGTGGGGCTTTGGTGCATTCAGGACGAGCCATCGGTTCGCCCTCTGATGAAGAAGGTGGTGCTTATGATGGAAGGGACAGTAGACATACCAGCTCCTCCTAGAGCTTCCTTTGCTAGTTCCATGTCTAGAGAGGCTCATAACTAA